From Chryseobacterium joostei, the proteins below share one genomic window:
- a CDS encoding succinate CoA transferase has protein sequence MLERIRLESLHQKVTTAENAVKMIKDGMIIGSSGFTKAGDSKAILPALAERGKTEDLKVTLMTGASLGHGTDGKLAEANVLKKRMPFQVDPILRNKINNGEILFIDQHLSESAELLHTKNLQSIDVAVIEAAYIERDGSIVPTTSVGNSVTFAALAKKIIIEINTEVPEEVYGIHDIYQAEDYPYRNVIPIVAPWNKIGRKSIPVDPNKIEAIVFTNLKDSPADIAEPDEKTTAIAQHLLGFFENEVRLGRLTDRLLPLQAGIGKVANAVLTGFKDSNFYDLTMFSEVLQDSTFDLIDSGKLSFASASSITVSKECYERVLGNLSKYKDKFVLRPQNISNTPGLIRRLGVIAINTAIEFDIYGNVNSTHIGGTKIMNGIGGSGDFARNAYLSIFVTQAASKGNNISHVLPMVSHTDHTEHDVDILVTDVGLADLRGLAPRERAQKIIDNCVHPDYKEELQSYFDRACERGGHTPHLLEEAFSWHLRFSETGSMKQATAIEVSN, from the coding sequence ATGTTAGAAAGAATCAGATTAGAAAGTCTACACCAAAAGGTAACAACAGCTGAAAATGCTGTAAAAATGATTAAAGACGGTATGATCATAGGATCTAGCGGCTTTACAAAGGCAGGTGACAGCAAGGCTATTTTGCCGGCACTCGCAGAAAGAGGAAAAACTGAAGACCTAAAGGTTACTTTAATGACCGGTGCATCACTAGGGCATGGTACCGACGGGAAATTAGCAGAAGCTAATGTATTGAAGAAAAGGATGCCATTTCAGGTAGATCCAATCTTAAGAAACAAAATCAATAATGGTGAAATTCTCTTCATTGATCAGCATTTAAGTGAAAGTGCCGAGCTTCTTCACACCAAAAATCTTCAAAGTATCGACGTAGCAGTTATTGAAGCAGCCTATATTGAAAGAGACGGAAGCATTGTTCCTACCACTTCTGTAGGAAATTCTGTAACGTTTGCAGCTTTGGCTAAAAAGATAATCATCGAGATTAATACGGAGGTTCCTGAAGAGGTTTATGGAATTCATGATATCTACCAGGCTGAAGATTATCCTTACAGAAACGTTATTCCCATTGTAGCTCCATGGAACAAGATCGGAAGAAAAAGCATTCCTGTTGATCCTAATAAAATTGAGGCCATTGTTTTCACCAACCTTAAAGACAGCCCTGCAGACATTGCAGAGCCAGATGAAAAGACAACCGCTATTGCCCAGCATCTTCTTGGTTTCTTCGAGAATGAAGTTCGTTTAGGACGTCTTACAGATCGATTACTTCCCCTACAGGCAGGTATCGGTAAAGTTGCTAATGCCGTTCTAACAGGCTTCAAGGATAGTAATTTTTACGATCTGACTATGTTTTCCGAAGTGCTTCAGGACAGTACATTTGACTTGATAGATTCCGGTAAATTGAGTTTTGCTTCAGCATCATCTATTACCGTTTCCAAGGAATGCTATGAAAGAGTTCTAGGAAATCTTTCAAAATATAAAGATAAATTTGTTTTAAGACCTCAGAATATCTCCAACACTCCTGGATTGATCAGAAGATTAGGAGTTATTGCAATCAATACCGCTATTGAATTTGACATTTACGGAAATGTAAACTCTACGCATATCGGCGGAACAAAAATAATGAACGGAATTGGAGGTTCCGGAGACTTTGCCAGAAATGCCTACTTAAGTATTTTCGTAACTCAGGCTGCATCAAAAGGAAATAATATCTCACACGTTCTGCCCATGGTTTCTCATACAGACCACACAGAGCATGATGTAGACATCTTGGTTACCGACGTAGGATTGGCTGACTTAAGAGGACTGGCCCCTAGAGAAAGAGCACAGAAGATTATTGACAACTGTGTTCATCCTGATTACAAGGAAGAATTGCAGTCTTATTTTGACAGAGCATGTGAAAGAGGTGGTCACACCCCCCATTTGCTGGAAGAAGCATTCAGCTGGCATTTGCGATTCTCCGAAACAGGAAGTATGAAACAGGCAACCGCTATTGAAGTTTCTAATTAA
- a CDS encoding homogentisate 1,2-dioxygenase, whose translation MRYHLAGNIPPKRHTIFKSPEDKFYYEQLFGTEGFHGISSLLYHIHRPTQIKSIGEPKDVTPKIAVEKNVAPRMFKGMNVTPEDDFMDSRKILLMNNDLKMGLAKPRKSMDYFYKNAECDELLYVHQGTGILKTFIGDLEFVTGDYLIIPRGTIYQVELGSDDTVFFVLESHSPIYTPKRYRNEFGQLLEHSPFCERDIIAPVFKEPVDEKGEFLIKVKKENQITDFIYATHPFDVVGWDGYFYPYKFNIKNFEPITGRIHQPPPVHQNFEGHNFVVCSFCARMYDYHPLAVPAPYNHSNIDSDEVLFYTEGDFMSRNHIDLMDFTLHPGGIVHGPHPGAMERSIGKKFTEEYAVMVDPFRPLKITEEALKVEDPSYKTSWLE comes from the coding sequence ATGAGATATCATCTAGCGGGAAACATCCCACCAAAAAGGCATACTATCTTTAAGTCTCCAGAGGATAAATTTTACTATGAACAGCTTTTCGGAACAGAGGGCTTTCACGGTATTTCTTCTCTGTTATACCATATTCACCGTCCTACACAGATCAAGTCAATCGGAGAACCGAAAGATGTAACTCCTAAGATTGCGGTGGAAAAAAACGTTGCTCCAAGAATGTTCAAGGGAATGAATGTAACTCCCGAGGATGATTTTATGGACAGCAGAAAGATCCTTTTGATGAACAACGACCTGAAAATGGGATTGGCAAAGCCAAGAAAATCAATGGATTATTTCTATAAAAATGCAGAATGTGATGAACTTTTATACGTTCATCAGGGAACCGGAATTTTAAAAACTTTTATAGGAGATCTTGAATTTGTAACCGGTGATTATCTCATTATTCCAAGAGGTACAATTTATCAGGTGGAACTTGGCTCTGATGATACTGTATTCTTTGTATTAGAAAGCCACTCTCCTATTTACACTCCGAAAAGATACAGAAATGAATTCGGGCAACTTCTGGAACATTCTCCGTTCTGCGAAAGAGACATTATTGCTCCCGTTTTCAAAGAGCCGGTAGATGAAAAGGGAGAATTTTTAATTAAAGTAAAAAAAGAAAACCAGATTACAGACTTCATCTATGCAACACACCCATTTGATGTGGTAGGCTGGGACGGATATTTTTATCCTTATAAATTCAATATCAAAAATTTTGAGCCTATTACAGGAAGAATTCACCAACCGCCACCGGTTCACCAGAATTTTGAGGGACACAATTTTGTAGTTTGCTCATTCTGTGCAAGAATGTACGACTATCATCCACTGGCTGTTCCTGCTCCTTATAATCACTCTAATATTGATTCTGATGAAGTATTATTCTACACAGAGGGAGACTTCATGAGCCGTAACCATATTGATCTTATGGACTTCACTCTTCACCCAGGTGGAATTGTACACGGACCTCATCCAGGTGCCATGGAAAGAAGTATCGGTAAAAAGTTCACTGAAGAATATGCCGTAATGGTAGATCCTTTCCGTCCTTTGAAAATTACGGAAGAAGCTTTAAAAGTGGAAGATCCATCCTACAAAACTTCTTGGTTAGAATAA
- a CDS encoding TonB-dependent receptor plug domain-containing protein yields MKRILFSITFLSSYCFSQGTDSLSLNQHKSTDSTRVFKKEIKTSNIEDVVVTGTIKPMSRSKSPVAVEIYNQKFFQKNPTPSIFEAIAMVNGVKPQLNCSVCNTGDIHINGLEGPYTMILIDGMPIVSSLSTVYGLSGIPNSLVDRIEVVKGPASSIYGSEAMGGVINIITKNALTAPKLSVDMMTSTWSENNLDLSTKFNIGKNAASLLSLNYFSFQERIDQNRDNFADAALQSRISVFNKWNFKRKENRQASFAMRYLYEDRFGGEMQWNKSFRGSDEVYGESIYTNRAEVFGLYEWPMKEHIVTQFSYNYHDQNSFYGSNPFNALQKVAFVQTYWDRSFGKHDITAGFTFKRTFYDDNTPGTLASDGVTNAPMKSPIWGAFVQDQWEINDKNTLLLGYRYDYDKVHHSVHSPRLAWKFSPNPYHTLRFNFGTGFRVVNLFTEDHAALTGSREVVVKSDLQPERSVNGNLNYIWKIPVGNRLVNLDASAFYTYFSNKIVGDFDSDPNKIIYDNLQGYGISRGASLNVDFSFSFPLSVNLGVTYLDVYQKFDNENQKTQQLHAPKWSGTYNLTYKFPSNLTIDFTGQFYGPMRLPILPNDYRPEYSPFYSLANIQVSKSFKSGFEVYCGVKNLFNFTPKDPLMRPFDPFDKHVDDPVNNPNHYTFDTAYGYAPMQGIRGFLGVKYTLK; encoded by the coding sequence ATGAAGCGAATATTATTTTCTATTACTTTTTTATCCTCTTATTGTTTTTCACAAGGGACGGATAGTTTAAGTTTAAATCAACATAAAAGCACAGATTCTACAAGGGTTTTCAAGAAAGAAATCAAGACGAGTAATATTGAGGATGTAGTGGTAACCGGTACTATAAAGCCAATGAGCAGATCCAAAAGTCCGGTTGCAGTGGAAATCTACAACCAGAAATTTTTCCAGAAAAATCCTACTCCAAGTATTTTTGAAGCCATTGCCATGGTAAATGGAGTAAAACCGCAGCTGAACTGTTCTGTATGTAACACAGGAGATATTCATATCAACGGTTTGGAGGGCCCTTATACCATGATCCTGATTGACGGAATGCCCATTGTAAGTTCACTTTCCACAGTGTACGGATTGAGCGGAATTCCCAATAGTCTGGTAGACAGAATAGAAGTAGTAAAGGGTCCCGCATCTTCTATCTATGGCTCTGAAGCAATGGGTGGAGTAATTAATATCATCACCAAAAATGCATTGACAGCTCCTAAACTAAGTGTAGATATGATGACCAGTACGTGGAGTGAGAATAATCTTGATCTTTCTACAAAGTTTAATATAGGAAAGAATGCCGCTTCACTGTTAAGTTTAAATTATTTCAGCTTTCAGGAAAGAATAGATCAGAATAGGGATAATTTTGCTGATGCAGCTTTACAAAGTAGAATTTCAGTTTTCAATAAATGGAATTTTAAAAGAAAGGAAAACAGACAGGCAAGTTTTGCCATGAGATATTTGTATGAAGACCGTTTTGGGGGAGAAATGCAATGGAATAAATCTTTCCGTGGAAGTGATGAGGTGTATGGAGAAAGCATTTATACCAATAGAGCAGAAGTTTTCGGGTTATATGAATGGCCCATGAAAGAACATATTGTTACCCAGTTTTCTTACAATTACCATGATCAGAATTCCTTTTACGGATCCAATCCTTTCAATGCTCTTCAGAAGGTGGCTTTTGTACAAACGTATTGGGACAGAAGTTTCGGTAAGCACGATATTACAGCCGGATTTACCTTTAAAAGAACTTTCTATGATGATAATACACCGGGAACTTTAGCTTCAGACGGAGTAACCAATGCACCGATGAAGTCTCCGATATGGGGCGCATTTGTTCAGGATCAGTGGGAGATTAATGATAAAAACACCCTGTTATTGGGTTATCGATATGACTATGATAAGGTGCACCACTCAGTGCATTCTCCAAGATTAGCTTGGAAGTTTTCACCCAACCCTTATCATACGTTACGATTCAATTTTGGGACAGGGTTTAGAGTAGTAAACTTATTTACTGAAGACCACGCAGCATTGACGGGTTCAAGGGAGGTGGTTGTAAAGTCAGATCTTCAACCGGAAAGATCAGTTAATGGAAATTTAAACTACATCTGGAAAATACCCGTAGGAAACCGTTTGGTGAATTTGGATGCTTCGGCATTCTATACTTATTTCAGTAATAAGATTGTTGGTGATTTTGATTCTGACCCGAATAAAATTATTTATGACAACCTTCAGGGATATGGAATTTCAAGGGGAGCTTCTTTGAATGTGGACTTTAGTTTTTCTTTTCCTTTGAGTGTTAATTTAGGAGTAACCTACCTTGATGTGTATCAGAAATTTGACAATGAAAATCAAAAAACACAGCAACTACACGCTCCGAAGTGGAGTGGTACTTATAATCTTACCTATAAATTTCCAAGTAATCTGACTATAGATTTCACCGGACAGTTTTATGGTCCAATGAGACTACCTATTTTACCGAATGACTACCGACCGGAGTATTCACCATTTTATTCCCTGGCGAATATTCAGGTTTCAAAGAGTTTTAAATCTGGATTTGAAGTGTATTGCGGGGTGAAAAACTTATTCAACTTTACTCCTAAAGATCCTCTGATGAGGCCGTTTGACCCATTTGATAAACATGTTGATGACCCTGTCAACAATCCTAACCACTATACTTTCGATACAGCCTATGGGTATGCCCCAATGCAAGGTATCAGAGGGTTCTTGGGTGTAAAATATACCCTGAAATGA
- a CDS encoding thioredoxin fold domain-containing protein encodes MKKIALFLMLVPCFYLSQMKTGTFSELEFLQKESPRPVVIHLYTDWCTVCKIESFHLSKDKDLVKMMNENFYLINFEAEKTRDKIRFQGQEFEYLSNGSSGIHELALALSKNKNQPVYPLWIFLDKNQNLVYYQEGQLTPEKMKQKLLEISVL; translated from the coding sequence ATGAAAAAAATAGCTTTATTTTTAATGTTAGTGCCCTGTTTTTATCTGTCTCAGATGAAGACAGGCACTTTTTCTGAGTTGGAATTTCTGCAAAAAGAATCTCCAAGACCTGTAGTAATCCATCTTTATACGGATTGGTGTACAGTTTGTAAAATTGAATCCTTTCATTTGAGTAAGGACAAGGATCTGGTTAAAATGATGAATGAAAATTTTTATCTGATCAATTTTGAAGCAGAAAAAACAAGGGATAAGATCCGTTTTCAAGGGCAGGAATTTGAATATTTATCCAATGGAAGTTCAGGAATTCATGAACTAGCATTGGCTTTATCAAAAAACAAAAACCAGCCAGTTTATCCATTGTGGATATTTTTGGATAAGAATCAAAATCTGGTGTATTATCAGGAGGGGCAACTCACGCCAGAAAAAATGAAGCAAAAACTGCTGGAGATTTCTGTTTTATAA
- a CDS encoding cupin domain-containing protein: MNKIPRRIVTGIKNGKSIIVEDQQVKNAVEHLPGLIISDIWNTQNTPASLDFETTIPNTGFPQTPKNGTYFRYVVIPPDKDLSVEFKKGEPHPMMHQTSTLDYIIILSGELHLIMEEGETILKPGDIVIQRGTTHAWSNRSDEPCIQLAVLIDAEI, encoded by the coding sequence ATGAATAAAATACCAAGACGCATTGTAACAGGAATCAAAAACGGAAAGTCCATCATTGTGGAAGATCAGCAGGTAAAAAATGCAGTAGAACATCTTCCTGGACTGATTATTTCAGACATCTGGAATACTCAAAATACCCCTGCAAGTCTAGATTTTGAAACCACAATTCCCAACACAGGATTTCCACAAACCCCAAAAAACGGAACCTATTTCAGGTATGTAGTCATTCCGCCGGATAAGGATTTAAGTGTTGAGTTTAAAAAAGGAGAACCTCATCCCATGATGCATCAAACTTCAACGTTGGATTACATTATTATTCTTTCCGGAGAGCTACATCTGATTATGGAAGAAGGAGAGACAATTCTTAAGCCTGGAGATATTGTTATCCAAAGAGGAACCACCCATGCATGGAGCAACCGATCTGATGAACCTTGCATTCAGCTAGCGGTGTTGATCGATGCTGAAATTTAA
- a CDS encoding NADP-dependent oxidoreductase: MKAIILNEKFQLEDGITNQPQPKNNEVLIQIKASGFNPIDYQMLENELERKLIKSPILGRELSGIIVEKGTDVTQFNIGNEVFCGSGSMGSNGTYAEYISVPESIVSLKPKNISFEQAAAIPSAGLTSLQIFNRLQLQPEQTILVTGAAGGVGSFLIKILLAHHIQNFIVTVGSEENRQMLINLGVKNNQIINYKQENLAENILKTNNNLPFDIGIDLVGNDMSEITADVLKINGTYVDVTALVTKDAHEMLFNKGCLIMNISNYSYSMIKKYDYYQNSLIEIKNLIESGAIPPPQHKVIGGLSLKTVLQAHSILKNNQTQGHKLIMKHSSTHE, encoded by the coding sequence ATGAAAGCAATTATTTTAAATGAAAAATTTCAGCTTGAAGATGGAATTACAAATCAGCCACAACCTAAAAACAATGAAGTTTTAATTCAAATCAAGGCAAGTGGCTTTAATCCTATCGATTATCAAATGCTGGAAAATGAATTGGAGCGAAAATTAATCAAGTCACCCATACTAGGCCGTGAGTTATCCGGAATTATTGTAGAAAAAGGAACGGATGTCACTCAATTCAACATTGGGAATGAAGTATTTTGCGGAAGCGGTTCCATGGGAAGTAATGGTACTTACGCTGAATATATTTCAGTTCCGGAATCCATTGTTTCCCTTAAGCCAAAAAACATTTCATTTGAGCAGGCGGCTGCTATACCATCAGCAGGACTTACATCGTTGCAAATTTTTAACCGTTTACAATTACAGCCGGAGCAAACCATTCTTGTAACCGGAGCTGCAGGAGGAGTTGGATCATTTTTAATCAAAATTTTACTCGCTCATCATATTCAAAATTTCATTGTAACAGTGGGCAGTGAAGAAAACAGGCAGATGCTTATCAATTTAGGAGTAAAGAACAATCAGATTATCAACTACAAACAGGAAAACCTGGCCGAAAATATTTTAAAAACCAATAATAATCTTCCTTTTGATATTGGAATTGACCTCGTAGGAAATGATATGTCGGAAATCACGGCTGATGTTTTAAAGATCAACGGAACTTATGTAGATGTGACTGCTTTAGTAACAAAAGATGCCCATGAAATGCTCTTCAATAAAGGATGTCTGATTATGAATATCTCTAATTATAGCTACAGCATGATCAAAAAGTATGATTATTACCAAAACAGCTTGATCGAAATTAAAAACCTGATTGAAAGCGGAGCTATCCCACCACCACAACACAAAGTAATAGGAGGCCTTTCCCTTAAAACGGTTCTTCAGGCACATTCTATACTTAAAAACAACCAGACACAAGGTCATAAACTTATCATGAAACACTCATCAACCCATGAATAA
- a CDS encoding winged helix-turn-helix transcriptional regulator, with translation MAKIIENGIKREASCTEELFAMRDSLDVLGGKWKLMILRYLTNRPDQMIHFKKLERSIEGISAKMLSKELKEMETNLLITRTIQDTKPITVTYAVTEYGKSVFPVTETLVNWGIIHREKIKKSMNSSES, from the coding sequence ATGGCAAAAATCATAGAAAACGGCATCAAAAGAGAAGCCAGCTGTACGGAAGAATTGTTTGCAATGCGTGACAGTTTGGATGTATTGGGAGGAAAATGGAAACTGATGATTTTACGGTATCTGACGAACAGACCAGATCAGATGATTCATTTTAAAAAATTGGAACGCAGTATTGAGGGAATATCTGCTAAAATGCTGAGCAAAGAATTAAAAGAAATGGAAACCAATCTCCTGATCACAAGAACGATTCAGGATACAAAACCCATCACGGTAACGTATGCAGTGACAGAGTATGGAAAATCCGTATTTCCGGTGACAGAAACGCTAGTTAACTGGGGTATAATCCATAGAGAAAAGATCAAAAAATCGATGAATTCTTCTGAATCATAG
- a CDS encoding glycine betaine ABC transporter substrate-binding protein gives MKHLKYLFFPVLIVVLAVLHSCENIKNSKYITIGMVDGWAEDVAMTHVAKAILDQQGYHVIIQKASTDMILASMNNEDTDLFMGVWLPYTHAKKLAKFPGLVHLGTNYNNGRIGLVVPEYVPVHSIEELNQHQEQFDHRIIGIEKGAGLTTGTDKAIIDYKLDYKQINSSTIAMITELQNAIQRKEWIVVTGWQPHWMFGKMKLKFLDDPKKIFGEAEQIKTYSRKNFGKDHPDLAKFFSKVHFDDETMSDLLMKMEQSKNKEATAKEWVENHSELVKLWLDKN, from the coding sequence ATGAAACATTTAAAATATTTATTTTTTCCCGTTTTAATAGTGGTATTGGCTGTCTTACATTCGTGTGAAAATATAAAAAACTCTAAATATATTACCATAGGAATGGTAGATGGCTGGGCGGAAGATGTGGCGATGACCCACGTTGCTAAAGCCATTTTGGACCAGCAGGGATATCATGTCATTATTCAAAAAGCCTCTACGGATATGATTCTGGCCTCGATGAATAATGAAGATACAGACCTTTTCATGGGAGTCTGGCTTCCTTACACGCACGCTAAAAAACTTGCTAAGTTTCCGGGATTGGTTCATCTTGGAACCAATTACAACAACGGTCGTATAGGATTGGTCGTTCCGGAATATGTGCCTGTTCATTCCATTGAAGAACTCAATCAGCATCAGGAGCAATTTGATCATAGAATCATAGGAATTGAAAAAGGAGCCGGATTAACAACCGGAACGGATAAAGCCATTATTGATTATAAACTGGATTATAAACAGATCAACTCTTCTACCATTGCCATGATCACCGAGTTACAGAATGCCATACAACGAAAAGAATGGATTGTGGTAACGGGATGGCAGCCCCACTGGATGTTTGGCAAAATGAAACTTAAGTTTCTTGATGATCCTAAAAAGATATTTGGTGAAGCAGAACAGATTAAAACCTATTCCAGAAAAAACTTTGGTAAAGATCATCCGGATTTAGCCAAATTCTTTTCCAAAGTTCATTTTGATGATGAAACGATGTCTGACCTTTTAATGAAGATGGAACAGAGTAAAAATAAAGAAGCCACCGCTAAGGAATGGGTAGAAAACCACTCTGAACTGGTCAAGTTATGGTTAGATAAAAATTAA
- a CDS encoding ABC transporter permease: protein MNKTIDIGQYVETAINWLTENGKPVFDVIKHVGNSSIMGIEWVLVHTPFYVIILFFTLLALWKAGKGIAVVTAAGLSLIFLMGLWKETMETLALIFVATITALIISIPLGIWAAKSKIAAKIIRPLLDLMQTMPAFVYLIPAVLFFSIGKVPGAFATIIFAMPPAVRLTTLGIEAVPKDIVEAARAFGATNRQILFKVELPLAMKTILTGINQTILLSLSMVVIAGMIAAGGLGEKVLEGINNLDIGLGFESGLSVVILAIILDRITQGFVKKKQ, encoded by the coding sequence ATGAATAAAACTATAGATATAGGTCAATATGTAGAAACTGCAATCAATTGGCTCACAGAAAATGGAAAACCTGTATTTGATGTCATAAAACACGTGGGAAACTCTTCTATTATGGGAATTGAATGGGTTTTGGTACACACTCCCTTTTATGTTATCATTCTCTTTTTTACGCTGCTGGCATTATGGAAAGCCGGAAAAGGCATCGCTGTTGTCACGGCAGCCGGGCTGAGTTTAATATTTTTAATGGGATTATGGAAAGAAACCATGGAAACCCTTGCCCTTATTTTTGTAGCAACCATTACGGCCCTTATTATTTCTATCCCTCTGGGAATTTGGGCTGCCAAAAGTAAAATAGCCGCAAAAATTATCCGCCCTTTACTGGATTTAATGCAGACTATGCCTGCATTTGTCTATCTGATTCCAGCTGTACTATTTTTCAGTATCGGTAAAGTACCCGGAGCTTTTGCAACAATCATTTTTGCAATGCCGCCTGCGGTACGATTAACGACATTGGGAATTGAAGCCGTTCCGAAAGATATCGTAGAAGCAGCCAGAGCTTTTGGAGCTACCAACCGTCAGATTCTGTTTAAAGTAGAACTTCCTCTAGCTATGAAAACGATTTTAACAGGGATCAATCAAACCATACTATTATCCCTATCCATGGTTGTTATTGCAGGAATGATTGCTGCAGGTGGTCTAGGTGAAAAAGTATTGGAAGGAATTAATAATCTGGATATCGGATTAGGATTTGAAAGTGGTTTATCCGTTGTGATTTTAGCCATTATCCTTGACCGGATTACCCAGGGATTTGTAAAGAAAAAACAATAA
- a CDS encoding quaternary amine ABC transporter ATP-binding protein, giving the protein MEKNENSRKVKLKVEDLTIIFGKNKEKAQELLDKGFSKKEILEKTGCTIGINKASFEIYEGEFFVIMGLSGSGKSTLLRCLNRLNEPTSGKVYINDDDITSKNNKELLEVRRTEMSMVFQKFGLLPHHTILDNAGFGLEIRGEDKASRDEKAQKALDIVGLNGFENQYPSQLSGGMQQRVGLARALANDPEVLLMDEAFSALDPLIKSEMQDQMLDLQNTLQKTIVFITHDLDEAIKIGDRIVIMKDGVIEQIGTAEDILTNPASDYVKAFVEKVDRKTIITARSLMFDKATVVRFRKDGPEGALRKMRATGLENLPVVDFQNKFLGFVTLNDVVRIAKKKEPTVESIINSNVPSVYPEVTVEEMLPLISGNKSAIAVVDENNKFLGLITQLSLIIEATKFNEEEIIELKEIANNQ; this is encoded by the coding sequence ATGGAAAAAAATGAAAACAGTAGAAAAGTAAAACTTAAAGTTGAAGATCTGACTATTATTTTTGGTAAAAACAAAGAGAAAGCACAGGAACTTTTAGACAAAGGTTTTTCCAAAAAGGAAATTCTTGAAAAAACAGGCTGCACCATAGGAATCAATAAAGCAAGCTTTGAAATCTATGAAGGTGAATTCTTTGTCATCATGGGATTGTCAGGAAGTGGAAAATCTACTTTACTGCGCTGTCTAAACAGACTGAATGAACCTACTTCAGGAAAAGTATACATCAATGACGATGATATTACCAGTAAAAACAATAAAGAACTTCTGGAAGTAAGAAGAACGGAAATGAGTATGGTGTTTCAAAAATTTGGTTTGCTGCCTCATCATACTATTTTAGACAATGCCGGTTTCGGACTGGAAATCAGAGGAGAAGATAAAGCTTCCCGTGATGAAAAAGCACAGAAAGCACTGGACATTGTAGGATTGAATGGTTTCGAAAATCAGTATCCTTCCCAACTTTCAGGAGGTATGCAGCAGAGAGTAGGATTAGCAAGGGCTTTGGCCAACGATCCTGAAGTCCTGCTCATGGATGAAGCTTTCTCCGCACTGGATCCGTTGATAAAATCTGAAATGCAGGATCAGATGCTCGACCTGCAAAATACATTGCAAAAAACCATTGTCTTCATTACCCATGACCTGGACGAGGCCATTAAAATTGGAGACCGTATCGTTATTATGAAAGATGGCGTCATAGAGCAAATAGGAACAGCAGAAGACATTTTGACTAATCCTGCAAGCGACTATGTAAAAGCATTTGTAGAGAAAGTGGATCGTAAAACTATTATCACCGCCAGATCTTTGATGTTCGACAAAGCTACGGTGGTACGTTTCAGAAAAGACGGTCCTGAAGGAGCTTTAAGAAAAATGAGAGCAACAGGCTTGGAAAACTTACCTGTCGTAGATTTTCAAAATAAATTTCTTGGGTTTGTTACTCTTAATGATGTCGTTCGAATTGCAAAAAAGAAAGAACCTACAGTAGAATCAATCATCAACAGCAATGTTCCTTCAGTCTATCCGGAAGTTACTGTAGAAGAAATGCTACCGTTAATTTCAGGAAATAAATCGGCTATCGCCGTGGTAGACGAAAACAATAAATTTTTAGGTCTTATCACTCAATTATCTCTTATCATAGAAGCTACTAAGTTTAACGAAGAAGAGATCATTGAATTAAAAGAAATCGCAAACAATCAATAA
- a CDS encoding DUF1304 domain-containing protein, with product MEVVAKILIAIVALEHLYILWMEMFAWETKGKEVFKAALPAEMFKPTKGLAANQGLYNGFLAAGLFWSFLIKDPQWQTNVALFFLGCVAVAGIYGAISATKKIFFVQALPAILAIIAVLLK from the coding sequence ATGGAAGTTGTAGCCAAAATTCTTATCGCTATTGTAGCACTGGAACATCTGTATATTCTTTGGATGGAAATGTTCGCCTGGGAAACCAAGGGAAAGGAAGTTTTCAAAGCTGCTCTACCGGCTGAAATGTTCAAACCCACCAAAGGACTGGCTGCCAATCAGGGCCTTTACAATGGTTTTCTGGCTGCAGGATTGTTCTGGTCATTTTTGATTAAAGATCCGCAATGGCAAACGAACGTAGCACTCTTCTTTTTAGGATGTGTAGCCGTAGCAGGAATCTATGGAGCTATTTCAGCGACTAAAAAAATATTTTTCGTTCAGGCTTTGCCTGCTATCCTGGCCATTATTGCCGTTTTACTGAAGTAA